A single region of the Portunus trituberculatus isolate SZX2019 chromosome 29, ASM1759143v1, whole genome shotgun sequence genome encodes:
- the LOC123510519 gene encoding LOW QUALITY PROTEIN: myosin heavy chain, non-muscle-like (The sequence of the model RefSeq protein was modified relative to this genomic sequence to represent the inferred CDS: inserted 1 base in 1 codon) produces the protein MLGEGVVVAGAGGAPLHRPRSADNLSRLTAASSIPALDDLAESEVFVGDEDDEVDGGEAYLRPPLPPIDPGLPGEDTPPDLLSPPCPPSSTSLVIAYHEEALRLPLDAVKEEVEAEALEEASMILSSGPASLGHASLGPCSLTSSMVSSASLEDSTLSSRTDTFDTVIAAIPDLSPSTPNAPISTSPPPRSAPRPGNKDAARVAGTSSARTSPTSPRGSSGRSSPRTSTDSPSTPEKRRGASRSEGGSNTSSRGSTPRGTPRVASSRGDDKKTPRGTARATAGTRPCARAQDGRRDTHTHAHTRTKTEEGRGTTLTRKKKVDPDSRPGTTLGRKKEASAAVPADKYGSLGRRRRVKDTAEAKDGGKDGGTLTRDSKQTLDMYATLPRRRAKEVSARWKEQMAAEDEASRPSLRRTKSVGKSEGAASSATAKGRSSLMTTSLPASALRPRSPRTNPPAKSTSTSTSNLATRKEKTIICMEAATQTALTSGDVASALRAMSRQNSLGAEEDEEVPEVTRPHAVIVREESTPEELPPSRSVEVQVELAWRLGEGDLPEHVRRLTEEHTRLQNEHSRARVRLEEMEGLRDELQKLKVXLQEEKAEKEEVQGELDRTSQRVKDMLVSMEGVEHEFNSRGDSLLELESQLHQSADIHIQMQERLNRFEECNLKIKRDLDKSVAAQKTLLQQVQDLENESREMADFMAEEKNALAECLREAESELKKFKSECNQLNTKLKEKEDEVRHLTRVAEDRRNKYMQLQSEMSSIQCRTRDMMVCQGAEVSGAAVSLNNVSSRLRALIAKLVQDYTITDADLEMIVTPSESDSSASSTNGTPEHKPPGIKVATRRTPSPRKTASFMTALLSAMRMGPTRSRMGDIGGAISSLTNGSSKEQMTEGRNSPEGSESNELVEGGSASSTLTDQVTEMDVLLTRFLKVCCVLKNESDLQLAETEDENDRLSNQLRSQQQVIEQQHSDYEVLACSEARARKELAAVTHDLEVANKNLTKYFEAEYDHQVMKLQNEVEKLGGNVRHLEALNEEKERQLEEALSRLSAAQESAPANHVSEASHYREVSCLSDKVTSLRQSVMEREKQIIELNDRHAKDLAGLREAQGQTQYTSMQLTSTVETVLKTLEGIPDVVSSCPSLKQLFNTLAANEKSTQQQQQNGNINTQNGFTNNTVNNKDLNANPQSIISPTVNNKMLITNQSAETHL, from the exons ATGCtcggggagggagtggtggtggcgggggctGGCGGGGCGCCCCTCCACCGCCCCCGATCAGCTGACAACCTCTCACGCCTCACCGCCGCCTCCTCCATCCCCGCCCTTGATGACCTGGCCGAGTCTGAGGTGTTCGtgg gggatgaggatgatgaggtGGACGGTGGGGAGGCCTACCTACGACCTCCTCTGCCCCCAATAGACCCTGGCCTCCCTGGGGAAGACACGCCCCCTGACCTGCTATCCCCTCCGTGCCCACCCTCATCCACCAGTCTGGTGATCGCCTACCACGAGGAAGCACTGCGGCTGCCTCTTGACGccgtgaaggaagaggtggaagctGAGGCACTCGAAGAAGCCAGCATGATCCTTTCCAGCGGCCCTGCCTCCCTGGGCCACGCCTCCCTCGGCCCCTGCTCACTCACGTCCTCCATGGTGTCGTCTGCCTCGCTGGAGGACAGCACCCTCTCCTCCCGCACTGACACCTTCGACACAGTGATAGCAGCAATCCCTGacctctccccctccactcCAAACGCCCccatctccacctctcccccgCCACGCTCCGCACCGCGTCCTGGGAACAAAGATGCCGCTCGGGTGGCCGGCACCTCCTCGGCCCGcacctcccccacctccccccGGGGCTCCTCTGGCCGCAGCTCTCCTAGAACCTCCACCGACTCACCCAGCACCCCTGAAAAGCGGCGAGGGGCCTCCCGGAGCGAAGGcggcagcaacaccagcagccgGGGCAGCACCCCCCGGGGCACCCCGCGTGTGGCTTCATCCCGGGGCGACGACAAGAAAACGCCCCGAGGCACTGCACGGGCCACCGCGGGCACCAGGCCCTGTGCCCGTGCCCAGGATGGTCGACGGGACActcacacccacgcccacacccgcACCAAGACCGAGGAGGGCCGCGGCACCACCCTCACCCGCAAAAAAAAGGTTGACCCCGATAGCCGGCCCGGCACCACTCTGGGCCGCAAGAAGGAGGCGTCGGCGGCGGTGCCGGCGGACAAGTACGGCAGCTTGGGACGGCGGCGGCGAGTGAAGGACACGGCTGAGGCCAAAGACGGGGGCAAGGATGGCGGGACTCTGACCCGGGACAGCAAGCAGACGCTGGACATGTACGCCACCCTGCCCCGCCGCCGTGCCAAGGAGGTCAGCGCCCGCTGGAAGGAGCAGATGGCGGCCGAGGACGAGGCGTCGCGACCTTCCCTGAGACGCACCAAATCTGTCGGCAAGAGTGAGGGAGCAGCAAGCAGTGCCACAGCAAAGGGCCGCTCCTCCCTCATGACCACCAGCCTCCCTGCATCGGCCCTGCGGCCCCGCAGTCCCCGCACCAACCCCCCTGCTAagtccacctccacctcaaccTCCAACCTGGCGACTCGCAAGGAGAAGACCATCATCTGCATGGAGGCGGCCACGCAGACGGCTCTGACAAGCGGGGACGTGGCCTCTGCCCTCAGAGCAATGTCCCGCCAGAACTCCCTCGGTgctgaggaggacgaagaagtgCCAGAGGTCACCAGGCCCCATGCTGTTATTGTACGGGAGGAGTCCACACCAGAGGAACTACCGCCCAgcaggagtgtggaggttcag GTGGAGTTAGCCTGGAGGCTTGGTGAAGGGGACCTGCCGGAGCATGTGCGGCGTCTCACTGAGGAACACACGCGGCTGCAGAATGAACACTCCAGGGCAAGGGTGCGcctggaggagatggagggccTGAGGGATGAGCTGCAGAAGCTGAAGG TCTTacaggaggagaaagcagagaaggaggaagtgcaaGGGGAGCTCGACAGGACGTCCCAGAGAGTCAAGGATATGCTGGTTTCCATGGAAGGAGTGGAGCATG AGTTTAACAGCCGAGGGGACAGCCTTCTGGAGCTTGAGTCTCAGCTCCACCAGTCAGCCGACATACACATACAGATGCAGGAGAGACTTAACAGATTCGAGGAGTGCAACTTGAAGATTAAAAGG GACCTGGACAAGAGTGTGGCAGCTCAGAAGACTCTCCTCCAACAAGTGCAGGACCTAGAAAATGAGAGCAGAGAGATGGCAGACTTCATGGCGGAGGAGAAGAATGCCTTGGCTGAGTGTCTGAGGGAAGCAGAGTCTGAG TTGAAGAAGTTCAAGTCAGAATGTAATCAGCTAAACACCAAActcaaggagaaggaggatgaagtgaGACACTTGACGAGGGTGGCAGAGGACAGAAG AAACAAGTACATGCAGCTTCAGTCTGAGATGAGCTCCATTCAGTGCCGCACCCGAGACATGATGGTGTGCCAGGGTGCCGAAGTGTCTGGCGCTGCTGTGTCGCTCAACAATGTCTCCTCTCGTCTCCGTGCTCTCATTGCGAAGCTGGTCCAGGATTACACCATTACTGACGCTGACCTTGAG ATGATTGTGACGCCAAGTGAAAGTGACAGCAGTGCCTCATCCACCAATGGCACTCCAGAGCACAAGCCTCCTGGCATCAAGGTGGCCACGCGGCGCACTCCTTCACCCCGTAAGACAGCCTCCTTCATGACAGCCCTGCTCAGTGCCATGCGAATGGGACCCACCCGGTCCAGGATGGGAGACATTGGGGGTGCCATATCCAGCTTGACCAATGGGAGCAGTAAGGAG CAGATGACAGAAGGCCGTAACTCTCCTGAGGGGTCAGAAAGTAACGAGTTGGTGGAGGGCGGCAGTGCCTCTTCCACCCTAACAGACCAGGTGACGGAGATGGATGTCCTCCTCACCCGCTTCCTCAAGGTCTGCTGTGTCCTCAAGAATGAATCTGACTTGCAGTTGGCAGAGACTGAGGATGAGAA TGATCGTCTGAGCAACCAGCTACGGTCACAGCAGCAGGTGATTGAGCAGCAGCACTCAGACTACGAGGTGCTGGCCTGCTCTGAAGCTCGGGCAAGGAAGGAGTTGGCTGCAGTGACGCATGACCTGGAGGTGGCCAACAAGAATCTCACCAAGTACTTTGAGGCTGAGTATGATCACCAGGTCATG AAACTCCAGAATGAAGTGGAGAAGCTTGGTGGCAATGTGAGGCACCTGGAGGCACtcaatgaggagaaggaaaggcagctggaggaagctctctctcgcctctctgCTGCCCAGGAGTCTGCTCCAGCCAACCATGTCTCGGAGGCAAGTCACTACAGGGAGGTGTCCTGTCTCAGTGAcaag GTCACTTCGCTGCGTCAGAGTGTTATGGAGCGAGAAAAGCAAATCATTGAGTTGAATGACCGTCATGCCAAGGACCTGGCCGGCCTGAGGGAGGCACAGGGGCAGACCCAGTACACGTCTATGCAACTCACCTCCACTGTGGAAACTGTATTGAAG ACTCTGGAGGGGATCCCAGACGTTGTGTCCAGCTGCCCATCCCTCAAGCAGCTCTTCAACACACTGGCTGCCAACGAGAAGtccacacagcagcagcagcagaatggGAACATTAATACTCAGAATGGCTTTACTAACAACACAGTCAACAACAAGGACCTTAATGCCAACCCACAGTCCATTATCAGCCCTACCGTCAACAATAAGATGCTAATCACCAACCAGTCTGCAGAAACCCACCTCTGA